GCGAGCGACTGCTCGTCGTCGACGCCGACAACGCTCGGCTCCAGGTGACCGACGCCGACGGCGGCGGACCGCTGGTCCAGCGCCCGCTCTCGCACAACCGCTTCCCGGTCGGAACGGCGTTCTGGTCGGTCGAGCCCGGCCGGGGGTATCTCTTCGCGGCCGACTACTCGCTGACCTACGACACGGACAACGACGAGCCACAGATCGCCGTCTACCGCCTCGACTGTCGCGATGGCGTCCGGATCGATCACGTCACGTCGGCCGCGACCTGGGGCATCTGGGGAAACAACTGCAAGCTGCCCCGAGGGCTGGCGACGGACGAGATCGACGGCGACCGGACGCGCCTGCTCGCGGTCGACTCCTTCAACGGCCGGCTGCTCCGGTGGACTTTCGACCGGACGACCGGGGAACTCGCCTACGAGGACGACGCCGGTCGCTTCGGGCACGACCGCGGCGAGTTCTGGAACCCCAGCGACGTGGCCGTCGGCGAGCGCGCGATCTACGTCACCGACCGGAACAACAACCGGCTCCAGTACCGCGACGACGACGGGTGGCACGTCTACGGCGAGGCCGGCTACGGCACCGACGGCGATCGGTTCCTGTTGCCCCAGAGCGTCGCCGCCGCCGACGGATACGTCTTCGTCGTCGATCTGGTCGATCGCGCGATCAAGGCCTACAGCGAGACCGACGCGGACGACCCGCTGGCGTTCGTCGACGCGATGCAGGCCTTCGGCGGCGACCGCGATCGGGGCGATCTCTGGATGCCGTCCCTGCTGTCGGCCAGCGGGCGCGAGGACGGGGTCGAGCTGGTCGTCCCCGATTCCGTCCTCGGCGTCGCCTACCGGTACCACTGGACGCCGCCAGCGTGACCTCGCAGACCGCTCGTCGGCGGGTAACCAACTGCTTCGGGCAGGTAACTGACACGTAACAATCCGGGAGCGGCGTCTCTCTGCCGTCGAGATGGACACTGTGACCGGCAGTCCACCCCTGGACGCGCTCGAACCGCCCACCGGCCTGTGGCTGCTGGCACTGGTCTTCTTCGGAATCGGCGATCTCCTCACGACCGGGGTCGGCCTGACGCTTGGCTCCTCGACCGAGGCGAACCCGGTCGTCGCACTGCTCGTCGAACGGTACGGCGTCGCCGTCTTGCTCCCGATCAAAGTGACGTTCTTCGTCGGGACCTACCTCGTGTGGCGAGCGTTGCCCCACCCGTACTCGACGACCGTCCCCGCGGCGCTGGCGCTGGTGGGCGTCGTCGTCACCGTCTGGAACACCGGAATACTGCTCGTCGGAGCGGTCTCGTGACGCTGGTGGTCGGCGAGGACGTGACGCCGGTCAATCGTCGCTCCCGGCTCGCCGACCGTCTTCGGACTCGCTGCCGGCAGTTTCGAGTATCTCGTCGCGGTGTTCGTCCAGCAGCGGCGCGCGGCCACGCGGTCGCGGATCGGTCTCGGTCATCTTGATCGGGCTGCCGGCGATCGTCACCTGCTCGTCGGTGCCGGGCTGGTCGACCGTCGCCAGCATCTCGCGGGCCGTGACGTGTGGGTCCTCGAAGATGTCTGCGGTGTTCTGGACCGGCGCGGCGGGGACGCGGCCGTCGAGGGCGTCGACGATGGCGCTGGTCTCGCGGTCGCGCGTCCAGTCGGCGATGGCGGCCCGGAGCGTCGCTCGCGCGTCGCGGCGGCTGGCGGCGTCGGGGTACTCGGCGGCCAGCGCCGGACGGTCCATCGTCTCACAGAGCGTCCGCCAGTGGCCGTCCGAGAAGGCGGCGATCACGACGTAGCCGTCGGCCGCTTCGAAGGCGTCGTAGGGGAACAGCGTGGGGTGTGAGTTGCCCCGTCGGGTGGGAGCGTGGCCGTCGTAGGAGTACTGGTAGATCGTCCGCTCACACAGCGAGAGCATGGCGTCGTACATCGCCGTGTCGACGTACTGTCCCTCGCCGGTGCGCTCGCGGTGGTGGATCGCAGCGAGGATGCCGACGGCGTTCAGCGCCGCGGTAAAGAGGTCGCCGACGCCGGGGCCGACCTTCGTCGGCGGACCGTCCTCGGGGCCGGTGATCTCCATGACTCCGCCCAGCGCCTGGGCGATGAGGTCGAACGAGGGCTGGCCCTGGCGGTGCGTCTCGCCGGTCCGCGGGTCACCGAAGCCACGGATCGAGGAGTAGACCAGCGACGGATTGCGCTCGCGGAGCTGCTCGTAGCCCAGATCGAACCGTTCCATCGTTCCGGCCTTGAAGTTCTCGACGACGACGTCTGCGCGTTCGACCAGCGAGAGGAACGCCTCGCGGTCGGCCTCGTCGCCGAAGTCCAGTTCCAGCGACCGCTTGCCGCGGTTGACACTCTGGAAGTAGCCGCCGTAGGGCTCGTCGTCGGTTTCGAGGTACGGGGGGTTCGACCGGATCAGGTCCCCGCCGGGGCGCTCGATCTTTACCACGTCCGCGCCCATGTCCGCGAGCAACATCGTACAGTACGGGCCGGCCAACACCTGTGTCAGGTCCAGGACCCGAAGGTCCGAGAGGGCACCCATGCGTCGTGGGTCGGTCGGTACGGTCATGAATCTTTGTGATTAATCATTATGAATTCCTTAAGGACGCATTATCATGAAAGATCATTACATTTATTGTGGGGAGCCTCGTCTGCACTACCACATGCCCCGGACGGTCATCCTCGGCGTCATCGGCTCCGACGCTCACGTCGTCGGTATCACGATTCTCGAACAGGCGCTGTCGGCCGCAGGCTTCGACGTCGTCAATCTCGGCGTCAAGACCTCGCAGGCGGACTTCGTCGACGCGGCACAGTCACACGACGCCGAGGCGGTACTGGTCTCCTCCCTGTACGGACACGCCCGACAGGACTGTGAGGGCTTTCACGACCGGATCGAGGCCGCCGGCCTCGACGTCTGTACCTACGTCGGCGGCAACCTCGCAGTCGGTCAGGACGAGTTCGAGCAGACCCGCGAGCGCTTCCGCGAGATGGGTTTCGACCGCGTCTTCGACGCGGAGACCGACCCACAGGAAGCCATCGCAGCGCTACGCCAGGACCTCCAGCTGACGGCCCGCGAGGCCGAGCGAGCGAGGGTCGACAGCTGACCATGCCCCGCGACCAGCGGCTCGCTGGCGAGGAGCTACAGCGACTCGCCAGCGAACTCCGCGACGAGTGGCACACCGGCCGCGAGGTCGACTTCGAGGAGGCGATCGCCTTCCACGAGTCGCTCCCGGCCGGCAAACAGTTCGCCCCAGTGCTGGAGTCGGCCGACCAGCCTCTGCTCCAGCCACGCGCGGGCGTCCCCTGCCTCGAAGCACAGATCGAGCTGTTGCAGTACCTCGAACAGCAGGGCGGGGCGGACCTGCTCCCGACGACGATCGACTCCTACACCCGCGACAACGAGTACGAGAAGGCAGAGGAGGGGCTGGCGGCCTCGCGCAACAGCGACGAGGACGCGCTGAACGGGTTCCCCGCGGTCAACCACGGCGTCGAAGACTGTCGCCGGCTCGTGCGGGCGCTGGACACTCCCATCGAGGTGCGCCACGGCACGCCCGACGCGCGCCTGCTGGCGATGGTGACGCTTGCGGGTGGCTTCCAGAGCTTCGAGGGCGGCCCCATCTCGTACAACATCCCCTACACGAAGGGCCACAGCCTGGCGGAGACGATCACACACTGGCAGTTCGTCGACCGCCTCTGTGGGGCCTACGCGGAACGGGGCGTCGTCGTCAACCGCGAGCCGTTCGGCCCGCTGACGGGGACGCTGGTCCCGCCGGCCATCGCCATCGCGGTGATGCTGGTCGAGGGGCTGCTCGCGGCCACACAGGGCGTGTGCTCGCTGACGCTTGGCTACGGCCAGGTCGGCAACGTCGTCCAGGACGTGGCCGCGCTGCGAGCGCTGCGCGCGCTGGGCGAGGAGTATCTCCCCGACGACGTGACGGTCACCACCGTCTTCCACGAGTGGATGGGCGGGTTCCCGCCCGACGAGGCCCGTGCCAGCGGCGTCATCGGCCTCGGCGGCGTCACGGCGGCGGTCGCGAGGCCCGACAAGGTCATCACCAAGTCCCCACAGGAGTTCCAGGGCGTTCCGACAAAGGAGGCCAACGCCGCGGGCCTGCGGACGACGCGGCAGCTCATCGATATGACCATCGAACAGGACATCGACCTCGCTGGCGTCGACGAGGAGCAGCGACTGATCGAACAGACGACGCGCGCGCTGATGGACGCGATCGACCGCCACGGCGACGGCGACGTGGCCCAGGGGGTGATCCGAGCCTTCGAGTCGGGCGCGATGGACGTGCCCTTCGCCCCCAGCGACGCCGCGGCGGGTGCGGTGTTGCCGGCCCGCGACGACGACGGCCGCGTCCGGCTGTTCGAGTTCGGCGATCTCGCAGTGCCCGACGAGGTCCGCGAGATACACGAGAACAAGCTCGGCAAGCGCGCCGAGCGGGAGGGCCGAGCCCAGTCGTTCCAGATGGTCGCCGACGACGTGGACGCCATCAGCGACGGGAAGCTCATCGGCCGGCGAGGTGAGACGGATGCGGATTGAGTCCGTCCGGGCGACGCCCGGCGTCGCCGGCTTTTTTTTCGACGACCAGCGCGCGATCAAACAGGGGGCCAACCGCGACGGGTTCGCCTACGAGGGCGAGCCGGTGACCGACGGCTTCGATCGAATCCGGGAGGCCGGCGAGAGCCTGCTCGTCGAACTCCAGCTCGGCGACGGCCGGTGGGTGCGGGGCGACTGTGCCGCCGTCCAGTACTCCGGGGCCGGGGGCCGCGACCCCCGCTTTCGGGCCGACGAGTTCGCGTCGGTCGTCGAGGAGCAGATCGCCGACGTACTGCGCGGACGAGACGCGACCCACTTCGACGAGAACGTCACGGCCGTCGAAGCGCTCCCCTCTCGCCGGGGCGGCCGCCTGCACACGGCCGTCCGCTACGGGGTCTCGCAGGCACTGCTGAACGCCGCCGCCCATGCGACTCGCGGCACGCCCACCGACGTGCTCGCGACGGCGCTGGGCACGGAACCGGCCACGGAGCCCGTCCCGGTGTTCGGCCAGTCCGGCGACGAGCGATACACCAACGCCGAGAAGATGCTCGTCAAGGGCGTCCCGGTCCTGCCCCACGGCCTGTTCAACTCGACGGACGCGATGGGCGCGGACGGCGACG
Above is a genomic segment from Halomicrobium sp. LC1Hm containing:
- a CDS encoding DUF5658 family protein; the encoded protein is MDTVTGSPPLDALEPPTGLWLLALVFFGIGDLLTTGVGLTLGSSTEANPVVALLVERYGVAVLLPIKVTFFVGTYLVWRALPHPYSTTVPAALALVGVVVTVWNTGILLVGAVS
- the mct gene encoding succinyl-CoA:mesaconate CoA-transferase — encoded protein: MGALSDLRVLDLTQVLAGPYCTMLLADMGADVVKIERPGGDLIRSNPPYLETDDEPYGGYFQSVNRGKRSLELDFGDEADREAFLSLVERADVVVENFKAGTMERFDLGYEQLRERNPSLVYSSIRGFGDPRTGETHRQGQPSFDLIAQALGGVMEITGPEDGPPTKVGPGVGDLFTAALNAVGILAAIHHRERTGEGQYVDTAMYDAMLSLCERTIYQYSYDGHAPTRRGNSHPTLFPYDAFEAADGYVVIAAFSDGHWRTLCETMDRPALAAEYPDAASRRDARATLRAAIADWTRDRETSAIVDALDGRVPAAPVQNTADIFEDPHVTAREMLATVDQPGTDEQVTIAGSPIKMTETDPRPRGRAPLLDEHRDEILETAGSESEDGRRAGSDD
- the glmS gene encoding methylaspartate mutase subunit S, which codes for MPRTVILGVIGSDAHVVGITILEQALSAAGFDVVNLGVKTSQADFVDAAQSHDAEAVLVSSLYGHARQDCEGFHDRIEAAGLDVCTYVGGNLAVGQDEFEQTRERFREMGFDRVFDAETDPQEAIAALRQDLQLTAREAERARVDS
- a CDS encoding methylaspartate mutase subunit E, which translates into the protein MPRDQRLAGEELQRLASELRDEWHTGREVDFEEAIAFHESLPAGKQFAPVLESADQPLLQPRAGVPCLEAQIELLQYLEQQGGADLLPTTIDSYTRDNEYEKAEEGLAASRNSDEDALNGFPAVNHGVEDCRRLVRALDTPIEVRHGTPDARLLAMVTLAGGFQSFEGGPISYNIPYTKGHSLAETITHWQFVDRLCGAYAERGVVVNREPFGPLTGTLVPPAIAIAVMLVEGLLAATQGVCSLTLGYGQVGNVVQDVAALRALRALGEEYLPDDVTVTTVFHEWMGGFPPDEARASGVIGLGGVTAAVARPDKVITKSPQEFQGVPTKEANAAGLRTTRQLIDMTIEQDIDLAGVDEEQRLIEQTTRALMDAIDRHGDGDVAQGVIRAFESGAMDVPFAPSDAAAGAVLPARDDDGRVRLFEFGDLAVPDEVREIHENKLGKRAEREGRAQSFQMVADDVDAISDGKLIGRRGETDAD